From Marivirga harenae, one genomic window encodes:
- a CDS encoding triple tyrosine motif-containing protein produces the protein MKYYKGFLLLIIGLQLLASHGHGQSTGYPFYKYYSSQDYQGGIQNWKITQSQAGLLYVANNFGLLEFDGTNWNKYSLESGTKCRDVYVDSNGKIYIAAQGDFGYYIPDQKGKLTFVSLADSIPDENRNFDEAWRVFKKNDQILFCTFDDIFIYNLSGRLVNIVKPETDPDNFFLVNNKLFLNQAGKGLSVMEDELVRPTSYGDYFSKMTISGIIELDNDQLLISTLKNGVYLKTGGHIDVWNKLSQATFKNSNINKMKRLRSGNIAIGTQNDGLYVLNVKGEIQLHLNKGKGIENRTVLSLHEDIQGNLWLGHNNGISSVALNSPFEHVNEQTGLPGTGYDALLINDTLFLGTNNGLYYKNINHKNHLFEEVKNTIGQVYTVQNINNEVILGHHAGTFRIRNGTAQIISEIPGTWTFLDLRKYPNYVIQGNYKGLSLFKKTDKGIELLHELKGFEESSRVMEEDENGNIWMTHGYKGVYKIKLADDLESVSAEYYGIEEGLPSKVLINVWRLNNTVIFSTEDGLYEYDQMKDRFVKSSFLSDHFPAETQFVSFAEDALGNIYFVSMKETGVLEKSTNGKYRKHTSVFNQLKNALNDDLHKIITLDANKVLFAAKEGFVQFDNTIQKLQDINFDVIFTKVGISNSKDSIITYGRQMKGDAVSFKQLNQEIEIPYKENSIRLEYSAPYMNGQFQNEYQYWLKNNETGFSDWSVRTAKEYTNLKEGNYIFQVRARNVYGQLSNVATFEFTILPPWFRTTWAYSLYVITGLVSSILIFLFIELRYKKKTEIITEEKEKEITRIDSELKTSEEQLEHLKNEKLKSEIKLKNKELATSTMHLINKNSFINSIKSNLNTISKRSKNQEVKHEISRVVHNIDKNISADDDWEHFSIHFDQVHGDFIKRWKNDYPNLSPQEIKLSAYLRMNLSTKEIAHLLNISVRGVEIARYRLRKKLELERADNLQEFILKY, from the coding sequence ATGAAATACTACAAGGGATTTTTATTACTCATTATTGGACTCCAACTATTAGCTTCTCATGGGCATGGCCAGTCTACAGGTTATCCATTTTATAAATACTATTCAAGTCAGGATTATCAAGGCGGAATTCAAAATTGGAAGATTACTCAAAGCCAGGCAGGTCTCCTGTACGTTGCCAATAATTTTGGACTTCTGGAATTTGATGGTACCAATTGGAACAAATATTCTTTAGAGAGTGGTACAAAGTGCAGAGATGTATATGTTGATTCAAATGGAAAAATATATATAGCAGCTCAGGGTGACTTTGGTTATTATATTCCTGACCAAAAGGGGAAATTAACTTTTGTCAGCCTGGCGGATAGCATTCCTGATGAAAACCGGAACTTTGATGAAGCATGGAGGGTCTTTAAAAAAAATGATCAAATACTATTCTGTACTTTTGATGATATCTTCATATATAATTTATCAGGTCGATTAGTCAATATTGTTAAACCAGAAACCGATCCTGATAATTTTTTCCTGGTAAACAACAAATTATTCCTAAATCAAGCCGGTAAAGGTCTGTCGGTTATGGAAGATGAATTGGTAAGACCTACATCCTACGGTGATTATTTCAGTAAAATGACAATAAGTGGAATAATTGAGCTGGACAACGATCAATTGCTAATCAGCACCTTGAAAAACGGAGTTTACTTGAAAACAGGCGGCCATATTGACGTTTGGAATAAGCTTAGTCAAGCGACTTTTAAGAACTCTAACATCAATAAAATGAAGAGGCTTCGGTCGGGTAATATTGCCATCGGGACTCAAAATGACGGCCTTTATGTTTTGAATGTTAAAGGTGAAATTCAATTGCATTTAAATAAGGGAAAAGGAATAGAAAACCGAACCGTTCTTTCTCTACATGAAGATATTCAAGGGAATCTATGGTTAGGTCACAATAACGGAATTTCTTCCGTTGCCTTAAATTCTCCCTTCGAACATGTAAACGAACAAACTGGATTACCCGGCACTGGATATGATGCATTGCTAATTAATGACACCCTCTTTTTAGGAACAAATAATGGCCTTTACTACAAAAATATTAACCATAAAAACCACTTATTCGAAGAGGTTAAGAATACGATAGGTCAGGTCTATACGGTTCAAAATATTAATAATGAAGTGATTCTTGGTCATCATGCCGGCACTTTCAGAATTAGAAATGGCACGGCACAAATCATTTCTGAAATCCCTGGAACTTGGACTTTTTTGGATTTAAGGAAATATCCAAATTACGTCATTCAAGGTAATTATAAGGGTTTATCATTATTTAAGAAAACAGATAAAGGTATAGAGTTGCTGCATGAACTTAAAGGTTTTGAAGAATCATCACGCGTAATGGAAGAAGATGAAAATGGTAATATTTGGATGACACATGGATATAAAGGTGTTTATAAAATAAAATTAGCAGATGATTTAGAATCTGTAAGTGCTGAATATTATGGGATTGAAGAAGGCCTACCCTCTAAGGTTTTAATTAATGTATGGCGACTTAATAATACCGTTATATTCTCCACTGAAGATGGCCTTTACGAGTACGACCAAATGAAAGACCGCTTTGTCAAATCATCTTTCTTGTCAGACCATTTTCCGGCTGAAACACAATTTGTAAGCTTTGCAGAAGATGCATTGGGAAATATCTATTTCGTAAGTATGAAAGAAACAGGAGTCCTAGAAAAAAGTACTAACGGAAAATATAGGAAACATACTTCCGTATTTAACCAATTGAAGAATGCTTTAAATGATGATCTGCACAAGATAATTACTTTGGATGCAAATAAGGTGCTGTTCGCTGCAAAAGAAGGATTTGTTCAATTTGATAATACGATTCAAAAATTACAGGACATAAATTTTGATGTCATCTTTACCAAGGTGGGGATTTCTAACTCGAAGGATTCAATCATCACCTATGGCCGGCAAATGAAAGGGGATGCAGTTTCTTTCAAACAATTAAATCAAGAAATCGAAATTCCGTATAAAGAAAATTCTATAAGACTGGAGTATAGTGCTCCATATATGAATGGGCAATTCCAGAATGAGTATCAATATTGGCTTAAAAATAATGAAACTGGTTTTAGCGATTGGTCAGTGAGAACAGCTAAAGAATACACGAATCTAAAAGAAGGTAATTACATATTCCAAGTGAGAGCAAGGAATGTATATGGTCAATTAAGCAATGTAGCTACATTTGAATTTACGATATTACCACCCTGGTTCAGAACAACTTGGGCATATAGTCTATATGTAATAACAGGACTTGTCTCTTCTATTTTAATATTTCTGTTCATTGAGTTAAGATATAAAAAGAAAACCGAGATTATAACTGAGGAGAAGGAGAAAGAAATTACGAGAATAGACAGTGAGCTCAAAACATCCGAAGAACAGCTTGAACATCTTAAAAATGAAAAGCTAAAATCAGAAATAAAGCTTAAAAATAAAGAATTGGCGACATCTACAATGCACTTAATTAATAAAAACAGTTTTATTAATAGCATTAAATCAAACTTGAATACAATATCAAAAAGAAGCAAAAATCAAGAAGTTAAGCATGAAATCAGTAGAGTGGTTCATAATATAGACAAAAACATTTCTGCAGATGATGATTGGGAACATTTTTCCATTCACTTTGACCAGGTCCACGGGGATTTCATAAAAAGATGGAAAAATGATTATCCTAATTTGAGTCCACAAGAGATTAAATTAAGTGCATATTTAAGGATGAACTTAAGTACTAAAGAGATTGCTCATCTGCTGAATATTTCAGTTAGAGGGGTAGAAATCGCAAGATATCGATTGAGGAAAAAACTGGAACTAGAACGTGCCGACAACCTGCAGGAGTTTATATTGAAGTATTAA
- a CDS encoding SusC/RagA family TonB-linked outer membrane protein, with protein MKQILSLAVFILCAFVSAGQVNVSGKVTDEYNEPLPGVNIMIVGTTEGTTTDLDGNYKLLVNEDAELRFSFIGYETVLESINNRSVINVKLVPDFGSLSEVVVVGYGTSTKKELTGATSQVNAEKITERQVPRLDQALQGAVAGVNITTNSGSPGGSSNIRIRGISTNGDNNPLIIVDGVIYDQAGLNALNPSDIESVNVLKDATASIYGVRAANGVVLIETKQGKKNKKPSLSFDGYYGIQETAKQLDLLNAREYAVIKNEAFSANNQTVPFANTQIGEGTDWQSEVFQQAPIENYNLSLSGGNENTSYNIGGSYFNQEGIVGGEKAKFERYNGRLNFTTDFSDRMRFINVLLFTHEISSGLPENGIGSVLYNTINAYPTESVRTDGRYSYLDRIADIINPLAQMENSFNETFVNKITGKQELAYDLNEHFTVNGRLGYNYSIVDFKGFNPLVWYGLGKAQNSAANEDLDPVLIEIGDPENDGIILERGASVTEARTTYLDYILEGFVNYERKFNDVHTVKGTLGVSYNETSFQGLSGTAFNIPNNDIDLADISTNLAVNGYLNNTGSSQGFQRLSSQFLRAEYDYQKRYLLSGIIRRDGSTRFGPNNRIGYFGSLSGAWVISDEEFFDFSFVDFLKLRSSFGVIGNDRIGDFGYRALLGGEGNYVFDEVIQIGAAIGRAGNPDLKWETTQQTNIGFDLTVLENLDFTTNYFIKDTRDLLFQPPAPAILGTYGAGGQPPIINGGDVRNSGVEFEIGYSNKTASGLRFSVDYNITYLKNEVLAVPDGLEFQNGAQFGVGGVVATRLEPGKPIGYFIGYETDGIFQNQAEIDAGPTQRNARPGDLRFVDQNGDGEISFGDDNDRTMIGSPIPDFTMGLNLSASFKGFDISANMFAALGQEIIRNYERQQPYANQLSYVLNRWTSPGSSSEVPRVTTGQTQNTNFSQFYVEDGSFARLRNIQLGYTFPESWLDLAKISKFRVYVSANNLLTITKYLGFDPDVGSPSPFGAGVDNGIYPQARVYMGGVSLNF; from the coding sequence ATGAAGCAAATTTTATCTTTGGCTGTCTTTATTTTATGCGCCTTCGTTTCAGCAGGACAGGTGAACGTTTCCGGGAAAGTGACTGACGAATATAATGAGCCACTTCCTGGTGTCAATATTATGATAGTGGGGACCACTGAAGGTACTACTACAGATCTCGATGGTAACTACAAACTGTTAGTTAATGAAGATGCTGAACTTCGGTTTAGTTTTATTGGATATGAAACTGTTTTAGAGAGCATCAACAACCGTTCTGTTATTAATGTGAAATTAGTTCCTGACTTTGGTTCTCTGAGTGAGGTGGTAGTGGTGGGATACGGTACTTCGACCAAAAAAGAGTTGACAGGAGCCACCTCACAAGTAAATGCTGAGAAAATCACGGAACGGCAAGTTCCTCGTTTGGATCAAGCCTTGCAAGGAGCCGTGGCTGGTGTAAATATAACTACAAACTCTGGTTCTCCTGGAGGCTCATCAAATATAAGAATTAGAGGTATATCTACAAATGGTGATAATAACCCATTAATTATTGTTGATGGAGTTATTTATGATCAGGCTGGCTTAAATGCATTGAATCCATCGGATATTGAATCAGTTAACGTCTTAAAAGATGCTACTGCTAGTATATACGGTGTTAGGGCTGCTAATGGAGTAGTATTGATTGAAACGAAGCAAGGAAAAAAGAATAAGAAACCAAGTTTAAGTTTTGATGGGTATTACGGTATTCAAGAAACAGCAAAGCAGCTAGATTTATTAAATGCTCGTGAATATGCAGTTATTAAAAATGAAGCATTCAGCGCAAATAACCAAACAGTTCCTTTTGCTAATACCCAGATTGGAGAAGGCACAGATTGGCAAAGTGAAGTATTTCAACAGGCTCCAATCGAAAATTATAATTTGAGTCTATCTGGTGGAAATGAAAATACTTCATATAATATTGGTGGATCTTACTTTAATCAAGAAGGTATTGTAGGAGGTGAGAAAGCTAAATTTGAAAGATATAATGGCAGACTAAATTTCACCACGGATTTTTCTGATCGAATGCGATTTATTAATGTATTGCTATTCACACACGAGATTAGTAGTGGCTTACCAGAGAACGGCATAGGTTCGGTCTTGTACAATACCATAAATGCCTATCCGACTGAGTCTGTTAGAACCGATGGAAGGTATTCCTACCTAGATAGAATTGCTGATATTATAAATCCATTGGCTCAAATGGAAAACTCATTCAATGAAACTTTTGTAAATAAAATTACAGGGAAGCAGGAATTAGCTTATGATCTAAATGAGCATTTTACTGTTAACGGTCGCCTAGGATACAACTATTCTATCGTTGACTTTAAGGGTTTTAATCCATTGGTTTGGTATGGTCTTGGAAAAGCACAAAATTCTGCCGCAAATGAAGATTTAGATCCCGTTTTAATTGAAATTGGCGATCCAGAAAATGATGGAATTATTCTTGAAAGAGGCGCAAGCGTTACGGAAGCAAGAACAACCTATCTTGATTACATTTTAGAGGGCTTTGTTAATTATGAAAGAAAGTTCAACGATGTTCATACCGTAAAGGGCACATTAGGAGTATCATATAATGAAACCTCATTTCAAGGGCTTAGTGGAACTGCCTTCAATATTCCTAATAATGATATTGATTTAGCCGATATATCAACAAACTTGGCTGTAAATGGATATTTAAATAATACAGGATCTAGTCAGGGTTTTCAAAGATTATCTTCTCAATTTTTAAGGGCGGAGTATGATTATCAAAAAAGATACCTTCTTTCTGGAATTATTCGAAGAGATGGATCTACTCGCTTTGGTCCTAATAATAGGATAGGATATTTTGGATCTCTATCTGGTGCTTGGGTTATATCAGACGAAGAGTTTTTTGATTTCTCCTTTGTTGATTTCCTAAAGTTGAGATCGAGTTTTGGGGTTATTGGAAATGATAGAATTGGTGACTTCGGATACCGGGCGCTGCTTGGTGGTGAAGGGAACTATGTGTTTGATGAGGTAATTCAGATTGGTGCAGCCATTGGTCGGGCAGGCAATCCTGATTTGAAATGGGAGACTACTCAGCAAACAAATATTGGATTTGACTTGACGGTTTTAGAGAATTTGGACTTCACGACCAATTATTTTATCAAAGACACACGAGATTTATTATTTCAACCGCCTGCACCTGCGATTTTAGGTACCTATGGAGCTGGAGGCCAGCCTCCAATTATTAATGGGGGTGATGTGAGAAATTCTGGTGTCGAATTCGAAATAGGTTACAGTAATAAAACAGCTTCAGGTTTAAGATTTAGTGTGGATTATAATATCACATATTTAAAAAATGAAGTTTTAGCGGTTCCCGATGGTTTAGAATTTCAAAATGGTGCCCAATTTGGAGTTGGAGGAGTTGTGGCAACTCGATTGGAACCGGGAAAACCAATTGGTTATTTTATTGGCTATGAGACAGATGGAATTTTCCAAAATCAAGCAGAAATAGACGCGGGTCCAACTCAAAGAAATGCAAGACCAGGTGATTTGAGATTTGTTGATCAAAATGGTGATGGAGAAATTTCATTTGGCGATGATAACGACCGGACTATGATTGGCAGTCCTATTCCAGATTTTACAATGGGGTTGAATCTATCTGCTTCATTCAAAGGATTTGATATTTCTGCTAATATGTTTGCAGCTTTAGGCCAAGAAATTATTAGGAATTATGAACGTCAACAACCTTACGCCAACCAACTTTCCTATGTTCTAAATCGCTGGACTTCACCTGGAAGTAGTAGTGAAGTTCCAAGAGTGACAACAGGGCAAACACAAAATACAAACTTTTCACAATTCTATGTAGAAGATGGATCTTTTGCTCGGTTGAGAAACATTCAATTGGGCTATACTTTTCCCGAAAGCTG